The sequence tcccacatgccgcagagcaaataagcccgtgtgccacaactactaagcccgcgctctagagcccacgagccacaactaccgaagctcgtgtgccacaactactgaagccagcgcacctagagtccatgctttgcaacaagagaagccaccacaatgagaagcccgtgcaccgcaacgaagagtaggccccgctccgtgcaactagagaaagcccgcgcacagcaacgaagacacgatgcagccaaaaataaataaataaataaataatttttttaaaaaaagaatgccaaccttaaaacaaacaaacaaacaataggcatctattatctcacaattctgtaggtcagaatTCTGAGCACAGTgtggctgggttctctgcttacCGTCTTCCTCCTGAACGGggtaagagaagaaaatggggTTTTTTAGCTCTACTCACCTCTTCAAGGAGAGTGTCACATCTTGCATCTTATGAAGCTGGGAGGGAGGATATTTTCACGTCCCTTTTGCAGATGAAACCAGGTTGAAGTTACTTGGAAAGAGCTTGTTGTTTAGTTCAAGGAGTTTGCTTACAGTGAGAATTTTCTTATCTTAATCCACAGTTATAAGGGACTAAAAGGTTGTGAAGCCTTGGGGTGAAGAGAAGTACTGAAGATAAGTATTCATGTCTCCTAGGCACAAAGCAGAGGTTTATGCATTTAGCCTTTCCCAGACAGCCAGGCCAAGATATTTGAAGGGATAATTCCAGCCAAAGTGGCAACTATTGGGAGAAAAGGGTATTCTATTTGGACCGCTGTGGGAGAGGTGTTAATACTCTGTCCCCTTGGACGATGTAGTTGCACATGCATGCCTTGCCCCTCATCTGCTGCTCGTTTGCTAGGTCACCTTTACAAATGTGAGCTGAGGttctgcttcctcatctataagatgaggGTCTCAAAGCCAAGCTGTCATGAAGACCAAATGTTTGTGGATACAAACTGTAAACAGTTACACTAAAGTCAGTATAGCATCACTGTCACTAGTCAGATCCGTCCACTGCTCTCCTAGTCTTGTGTTAACTCCTCAGTTACAGCTGAGTCTTCTGATGGATCTCCCTCTACTGATTAATGAAAGCCTAACAGGATATCACATTTTGGTGTCTCATAACCGATATATCATACGTATAGAAGACTTTGTTCCATTTTACTTGCCTCTTCAAATTCATTGGTTAATTTGGTCATCTTCATGGCTACGTAATACATTCTTGACAACCTATATGTAACTAAACTAAACAAGTCAAgccatattttaaatgcataaagaGAAATGGCTATTTCAAGGAAACCTATGGTGAatctcttcatttctacttctgacCAAAAAGGCTCCCTACGCCCTCCTGCTCTTTCATTTGTCTCAGTTCTGTTGTAAGCAGTTTTtcgcaggaaagagctctctgcgGGAGACCCTGTTGTCTTGTCACTAACCTTAAAGCaggcacccccatgctctactcatctccgGCCCTCacacatatttcaaatattttggccacacaataccttgcctaatcTGTTGGTTCTTTctgtagatcaaagaagtagaaatgaagaataagtaattaacagatgaccaaaTCTCTTCTTTAACTTCCCCTTTCACAGGCTGCGTGAAAAAAAGAgcatctaaagaaaaatcacaagaagtCAGCAAGGCTGCCCACAAGCCTACACACAGCGGGGTATGCCGATGACTTTGACCTCatatctcaatgattaactgggattgcttccctttttccctttaaaacctTTCATGGCCAAGCAGAATCTTCGGAGCTGGTTTTTGGGGGAcactgagtccaccatctccccagattgccggtATTCTGATTAAAATCAACTTTCCCTTCTACcaacatttgtctctctctcacgtattgatttttaaaaattaattaattaatttttattttttctgtctgttgttttttctgtcttcgtttctgtgcgagggctttctctagttgcggcgagcgggagccactctccatcgcggtgcgcgggcctctcgctgccgtggcctctcccattgcggagcacaggctccagacgcgcaggcgcagtagttgtggcgcacgggcctagctgctccgcggcatgtgggatcttcccagaccagggcacgaacccgtatcccctgcatcggcaggcggaccctcaaccactgcgccaccagggaagcccacgtatTGATTTTTGAGCAGCGAGCAGCGGGACCTGAGTTAGGTAACACTGTCCCAAGAACGCCGAGTTGTTCGGTATATGTCTTGCTGGGGAACGATATATCTGGACCATGCCTCAGCACGACAGGTGGGGGATTGCTACACCCTGGAAGTATTGCTCAGTCACGTTTCTACCAGGGCCTGAGCTCTGAGACTGTGCAGGGTTCTATGAGGATCAAACAGGGAACGGGGCTTGAACGTTAAACTGGGTTTCTTAGTTTAAGTGTGTCCTCTTCTGTTGGTATAGAGAAGAGCAATTTCTTTTGTATAGTCACTTTACTCAGGAACAGAGATGGGTTAGTGTTttgcttgattttaaaatttttcttaggaCTTTTAATTTCCCTGctcacttcctttttctctttcattaccaAATAGTTAAGGAATACCCCCCACAGAAATTGTGCCTTCCCAAGAACTTTGCCTTTTGTCCTATGCACTTTCCagcctctttctttaaaaaacaaaactaaacaaaaaatacagctttactgaggtatactTCACGTATTATAAAATTCAgccttttaaagtgtgcaattcagtgacTTTCAGTATACTCACAGTTTTTCAATGActaccacaatctaattttagaatattttcattaaatattttcatccattttcaCTAGCAGCcactcccctttcctccccacccccttatcCCTATGCAATCACTAATCTTTCTGTCTGTATAGATCTGCCTATTCTGAAGATTTcattaaaatggaatcatacaacacgtggtcctttgtgactggttCTTTCACTTGGCGTgttgttttcaaggttcagccaTATTGTAGCACATGTCAGCAcgtcactcctttttatggcccaataatattccactgcatggatataccaaccctcttccttttgctttttttaattttgagatataattgacatacaacatattagtttcagcggtacaacataatgattcaatatttgtatacatcgTGAGGTGCtcaccacaatgtctagttaacatccgtcgCCACATAGCTAcagattatttttcttgtgatgagaacttttaagatttattcccTTAACaatactttcaaatatacagtacggTATATATAGtctccatgctgtacattatgtccccgtgacttatttattttataactggaagtttgtactttttgattcTCTTTACCCACTTGCCTTCTCCCTACTCCCTGcctcaggcaaccaccaatctgttctctgtgtctatgagactgtttgtttgtttatcttccACATACATGTGAGATCATatgtattcgtctttctctgtccggTTTATTGGCTCAGCGCATGCCCCTATGTTCCATCCACATTGTGGCAAATGGCAAAACCTTCTTCCTTTTGGTTCTGCAGTTTTTAGCGCTCTGACTCACCATGTCTCTGAcctatttttagtatttctcCCTTTGAGGAGGAAGTTTCTCTTTTGAggggatatttatttatttatttaatttatttattttttttttttgcggtacgcaggcctctcactgctgtggcctctcccattgcggagcacaggctccggacgcgcaggctcagcggccatggctcacgggcccagccgctccacggcacgtgggatcttcccggaccggggcacgaacccgcgtcccctgcatcggcaggcggactctcaaccgctgcgccaccagggaagcccttgagggGATATTTAATCTGTGTTTCACCATAGCCAGTCCTCACTGCCTTATCCTCTTTTACCAATAATGCCAATATCTTAAGATTTTTCAGGTCTGTTTATAGGGACTATTTTTCCCCAGCCAGTTCTCAGTTATGGAGGTTTGACTCTAGATAGAggtttgtgcttttattttattttttacgaTGAACTGCTCTTTTGTTCTTGAACATAATCTGTGGGAATTCTTGCTAATTTATACTGAGGTTATAGCCTTCCAGTTCATCTGGGGCATGTCCTAAGTCTTGTCCTCTGAGCCTTCACCAGCCATGCAGTCCACATAGAAGAAGTCAGGGACTCTAGCCTTTAGCAAGACTCTCCAACTGATAGCCATTTTTAGCACTTGTTTACTCTCCTGGGTTCCTGGTTTCACTGCTTTTGAGGGTTTGGCTTGTTACTCCTTTTCATTAAGTTAATTGGAAGTtcatttaaaagatgattttatttcaaatttagcATTTCACGTGTTTCAGTTACGAAAGTCATTCAGGTATAGTATATAATTCACCACACCTCCAGATGCAGAAATCCTTCATTGTCCTGGTCTTTAAAGATATTTCAATTCCCCTTCTTAACTTTGACCATATCAGtcatatctaatttttatttgtgttaagACAATTGCCATTCCTGATGTCTTTATAGGTTTGACATGACAGGTCTTTCTAGCTTTCATCCATCAGGTCTTGTTTCCTTGCGTACTTTAAGATTTGTACAACTTGATTTTCTTCAGAAAGTTATATGGGGGAATTATTTCAGCTTGGgtttaagattttctcttaagGATTTGCATTTGCTTTTGATTGGTACTTGAGGGTACTACCAACCTGGggctgttttaaaattaattcccaCCTAAGATTCCTTTATCTGCAGAGGTTGTGTGAATTCATACCACAAACCTCCATGAAGGTGCGTGGTTACAAattttcagtttacttttccCCATACCCAGCACAAAGCCTGAGAGagttgagatttcttttttgtgagataggacttatttttccttaatttcctttcatATCAAAGTCTAGTCCACTGGACTCTCATATGTATGTCTGGGTCTCCTATCAAACTCTCCCTGAGAGTTTGGGTTTGGTCTCCCTCTCCCCGAGCCTCACGTGCTTGTCACAATACAGGCCAAATTCTACCAGAGTTCAGCAGATCCCCCCAATGTGAAAGTCATCTTCAGAGCTGCCTTTACTCTCAGgattcctgatttttctttacatttggaGGTtggagatttccttttcttttctggtttgctcagaagtgtatttttaaatattttctaaaaaatattttgaccaaCATCTTTAGTAGTTTTGCAGTGGTGGCTGCATCTGTGCTATTCAAGCTGCCATAATAACAGAAATGTAATCTTTTCAATATATTTCAGAATTCAAATGatcacttcttttctttgtattttagcACTCCCAGGTCAAGATAGTATCATAGAAATCCCTTGTTCATTCTCCTATTGGTGTTAGGTTCTAAAAATAGAAACTCAGAAAACAAACCCTGGAGGAAACTCCGTGTGGTATTTTCCATGGCAAGGAAGTTATGTCAAAGTCTAAAGTTATGCTTCTCTCCACATCCCCGTTTTCATCAACTGGAATTTGCCTAGGCACCCAGAGAGTTTGAAGTCTATGACAAAGTGGTTGTTGTTCTACTTGTGATGTTGTGCATGAGAAAGATCATTTACTGACCTGTGTTTAGTCCCATTCTCTCCAGCCTGCAGTCTGAAATTCTGAAAGGGCATGTAAGGGTCAAACACTGAGAAACTGAAGGTTATattgacataaaaattaatatattaatttgtgAAGTCATTGCTGGCGTAAGAGAGGAGAGTCAACTGTCAAGACTCAGAGAAGCCACAGGATTTGCCTGGCACTGAGCCAGTGCTGGATTTAGATGCGTTGACTCACTTGAAATCCTGCCAGAGCACCAGGAATAATGTTAAATGCATTTCTCTTACATAGTCTAGAAACTTCCAGTCAACAGGGTCACTAATCTACCAGACCTTTAATTAACTGTGACAATGGGAAAACATTCTCTTCTTCTTACACCACTTAAGGGTATCTTTGATTTCCTTGTTCCTTAGACTGTAAATCAATGGATTCAACATGGGGTCACCACTGTATAGAAGACTGATGCCATCTTGTCATAGCCCAGAGAATTATCAGTGCTGGGGTGCATACAGACAAAGAGTCCTGAGCCAAAGAAAAACGTCACTGCTGTAAGGTGAGAAGCACAGGTGTTGAATGCCTTGGCCCTGCCTTCAACTGAGCTGATCTTCAGGATGGTGGCAGTGATATAACCCTAAGATATGATGATGATTAAGAGGGATGTCACACCAAAAATCACTCCTATCACAAACTTTATCACTTGTAGGAAAAAGGTTTCAGAGCAGGAGAGGACTAATAATTGAGGCAGGTCACAGAAGTGATTGATACCATTTGGTCCACAGAAATTGAGCTGAGGTAAAGCACACAGTTGGATCAATGAGCCAAAGAATCCAACTATATAGGCTCCAACCACCACCTGCACACAGAGGGTGGGGGACATGATATCTGTGTAGAGCAGAGGATTACAAACAGCAACATAGCGATCATAAGCCATGGCTGCCAGGAGACAGCATTCAGTCAGACCCAGGCTAGCGAAAAAGAAGTATTGCATGGTGCATCCCATAAAGGAGATGAATTCAGGCTTCCGGAAGAAGTCTGAGAGCATTTTGGGTGTTGTAGAAGTAACATAACAGAAATCTAAGAAGGATAAAGATAAGCTGCTGAGGAAGAAGTACATGGGTGTATGTATGTAGGAGTCCATCCTAATCAGGATGATGAAACCCAGGTTCCAGGCCACTGTCAAGAGGTAAGTCCTCAAGAACACTGAAAAGAGAACAATCTTGAGCTTGCGAGAATCTGAAAATCCCAAGAGGATAAATTTGGTGACTGTTGTATTGTTCCTTCCTCCAGCCCTTGTCTTGAAGTCTCTTCAAACTGCAGAAGAAGTTTGGGTTAATGATTgtctattttaatattatgaagCATACTTGTTTTGGATATAGTCTCATGTTTTTGGACAAAAATTATTCATAGTCAAGATaacttttttaaacaatgttaaaaaattataaaaattatttaaaaaaacattgggAATCCCGTTTCTCAGTTATACGTGATAGTTTGTGGCAAATTTTTctgcacacacacatgtgtgcacacataaacacacagatgTTGCCAAACTGCTGTCTAAAAATTGGTACTAGTTTACACAAGTTCAAGATTTTATGACAATATACCTTACCATCCCATTCAACACTGCCCGTAATTATTTAGCTTTACTCTTTGACAatcttacacattaaaaaaaaatactttttcattattttttatttgcacttactttattgatttacttatatattttttcacccaTTAGTATGttgtttattattgatttgtaggagctcTTAACATATCAAGGATCATAACTCTTTCTCCCTCATACATTTTGCTAAATCTTTtccaaatttatcatttaaataataCCAATATTGTTTATATTGGGTTTTCTatatggatttcttttatttttaggtacTCAATTTTCTATGATATTTATGGTTCCTGGCCTTGGTAttatactgaaaaatatttctttacacAATCCAaaagtctttttaatattctcttttaattcacttgtatttttatatttacatttaaaatttctggaGCATTTCAGTACACAGCATGAAGCATAAGTATGagattattttggttttgtttttccaaacTCTCCCAACACAATTAATTGAATGATTTCTCCACTGATTAAAGTCACTTCTGTGATGAAATTGTTTATGGATTCCCTATTCTACCCAATTTTTAATCTAACAGTCCATGTACCATGTGTCCAGTCCTGCACATTTTATAACTACTTAtgactatattttattaaaaataatagaatattttgaTGAGTGGTAAGAAAAACATTCCCTCACTTTTTCACTCTgagatcactttaaaaaaaataaatttatttactttatttgatttatttatttttggctgtgttgggtcttcattgctgcgggtGGGCTTTGTCTGGTTGCAgtaagccggggctactctttgttgcggtgcgcgggcttctcattgcggtggcttctcttgttgcagagcacgggctctaggaactcaggcttcagtagttgtggcacacgggcttagttgctccgcggcacgtgggatcttcccggaccagggatcgaacctgtgtcccttgcattggcaggcggattcttaaccactatgccaccagggaagtccctgagatcATTTTGATGGTCCTCATATTTATGTCTTCAAAAGATCTTTATGATGAACTCAGGTaaataaaaaggcatttttattgcatttcattCTTACATTAATTTGGGGGGGAAATAACAGATGATTTTTCTTTGCTAAGTTgttctataaataacaaaaaaaacactaacaattttaataaatatgataatattgAGACTATCAAACTTGACTGAACACCTGGGTTGATTCCAAGCTCTGTCCCTACATTGTTATAGTTTCTCTGTGTCTTCAGTCTCCTCATTGTACAATGAGATAATTGTGGCTATTTTCCTTATATCAtagggacctttttttttttttacaaataagggAACAGTAGTCATGGTAGGAAAACACACTGAAAGAAAGGTAAcctaatattttaagatattattttaatacCCCCAAAAGACGATCATTTGATtactagaaaaggaaaaactgtacTGACTCAATACCATACATCAGTGTCCCCAGTGAGGCCACAAGATTCAGACTATGTCCCTACAGTAAGATCTGAATCACACGTTTATGTACTTAGAACACCTTCAGTATAGATAGAGTCTATCAGCTACATTTATAACGTAGTTATATTTCAAGAAGTTAAACAAAGGTTTCTTTGGAAACACCAGTTGCTGTGGTGTTTCTACAGTATGTTTTGTCATGTCTGTCCTGAAAATACCTGTGCTCTGGAGATCCTGGAGCCATaagattatttttgaaattttagaaaatgctttcAATGAAGTTGATTGGTTTTTGATCCTTATACctttgacatatttttaaacaaaagttttttttaatgacaaggcagaaatggtaaaatattcatcataaaatacatttgctaattcaaaaataagagaaaatgaaataaagtatttagataatgatgataatgatgataatgattaaAACTCCCAGTAGTTGAGAAAGGTTacataactagaaaaataaatagaatatttcatatttattcctcaattatttttagttgtttcctTTTGTTATCTGTTATCACTCCCCACTGTTCATTCAAAACCAGACATATAGCAATCAAAATCATTGGTTGTGATTTAAAATAAGAGGTCCAGAATAGTAGAATACATACTGCTTCCTCACTTTCCTTCAGGCATGTGAAATGCATGGACAGGCCAAGCAGCACTAGTGCAATCCTGTCACCTGTGATGTCAAAAGGATGACATCGCGAGCAGTAAACAGAGTGAATCTTTTAAGGAGCAAACTTACcattcttctagaattttttgaTTATGGAAATTCATTGCATATACAGTGTTTTCAGAAtcccatataaaaataaaatttatggaaaAGTAGCTTtagaagtttgaaaataaaagcagatgaGCAGTTGCTCAACATGGAAACaccatttctaagattttggagaACTAGCAAACGGCATAATAAATTATTCATATGCTTCCAATAGCACAAGTTACCAAGAGTAGTTTAACGCTCAGTTAAGAAATAAAGTCATTCTCCTATCTTTGctttctatctttctctcttaacttaatacaacaaaatgttatatttccaaaataaaattttacatccCATgggataaatattttacatttatttctttttaataataaagcCCAAATTAAATCACTATTTATAAGTCACAGAAATGTTTCTCTGTTCAGCAAGTAATTTGATGTTATTGAATATCTAACATCTGCCAGGCGCCAAGTAAGACTATCATTTGGGAAGGAAGATTAAATAAGTATTTCAAATGGCTCCTGGACCAGTTCACTATTGTCATTcatatattttcagaaaagaaggtGAAGAAAATAGGTGATTTAATATGAAGAGGGAAATACACAATGTATAAAGGTAAGCATATTTTCCTGCCTACACTGGGAATCTGTCCCTCTTATGAATATGGGGCTCCTTCTTCTATGCTCCCTCAGcatctgtatatttttctagTACAGTAAG is a genomic window of Physeter macrocephalus isolate SW-GA chromosome 16, ASM283717v5, whole genome shotgun sequence containing:
- the LOC102993255 gene encoding LOW QUALITY PROTEIN: olfactory receptor 1440-like (The sequence of the model RefSeq protein was modified relative to this genomic sequence to represent the inferred CDS: inserted 1 base in 1 codon; substituted 2 bases at 2 genomic stop codons), which codes for MESVQTRKGQWMLLDFPDSNGINNHQRPTFLTNIWVRSVVNGSMGDFKTRAGGRNNTTVTKFILLGFSDSRKLKIVLFSVFLRTYLLTVAWNLGFIILIRMDSYIHTPMYFFLSSLSLSFLDFCYVTSTTPKMLSDFFRKPEFISFMGCTMQYFFFASLGLTECCLLAAMAYDRYVAVCNPLLYTDIMSPTLCVQVVVGAYIVGFFGSLIQLCALPQLNFCGPNGINHFCDLPQLLVLSCSETFFLQVIKFVIGVIFGVTSLLIIIISXGYITATILKISSVEGRAKAFNTCASHLTAVTFFFGSGLFVCMHPSTDNSLGYDKMASVFYTVVXPMLNPLIYSLRNKEIKDTLKWCKKKRMFSHCHSXLKVW